Proteins encoded within one genomic window of Trichoderma asperellum chromosome 2, complete sequence:
- a CDS encoding uncharacterized protein (EggNog:ENOG41) — protein MPANARWPDFQLASRLRYFMGSSAPESTPSQITSSPQLNEARREESPSAQDNDQEAESHTRSAAMAEIDNEPIEEMGDVDDYEHEGDDTGVDVDFGDLEMFDSNASQLPFLSQEPQSLKTEEPVFPTPSESTKRDKTKKKKKKKSPLQTDEIAGDKPAEADLDVPRATLASEESIPGPDTVEDATTDMDALDLTPIPSTQKKKKRKTTESADGKRHKKRKGLEDGDTNTIQQTQDETENPDTRDAATSFLYSDKNASSQLLGVAAEDGQMSPSIALARRRSQTGEEARSRENSVPRAQVAPMAPMAIDTSAQEPAPEEASRSQEVTTENHRDDRDVEDLAREAWREHVNSQSGNATAANKIEPASQDSAEAEEQPDATPRRRSARTKKPKPTLPAQALESTETPAKKSRRILEELPSPSANTPKPRARAKRATQKPRQPTEQTSEDDFENAESEKPARRATNLEGYTQGRFTDAEFDGINRAIEAFRNEYGLTQVQINEMIQAPGGTTAGSDHARLWYRLFEACPDRKRQKVINVARKKFHNFVARGKWTPEQDAELSALINVNGTAWSKIAAIINRHPEDVRDRYRNYIVCGSNQRRDVWNEDEEARLTEYVKEAMEVIDELRRDSPQTALLRKSYEELIDWQNISEKMERTRSRLQCITKWKSMQNRISGKKKERKNPEAKKQSHVKPEVVISDEDISSQLDQARQQMMSMREEDQYRLVLAIQGASVLSDDQIPWAKLLDKKFRNQWSRGTQILLWDRLKQTVPDWEAISVLDVAQYIINEYNRTGSLPEVTGSGYDDDEREKELLGYTRSRGKPTAVVKSAEFVEDSGAEDEHRDNGQQNQDDKLEITIDPALMGEPPLSPPSATPKQKKATQKKPRAKKSKKVSLSQDPIEDSEPILPPNTVDEGEESNLDEAQLRKSKTPSKFKSVNTTHEENGVAASQEEPYSDSIMDDMEDLPARILA, from the exons ATGCCTGCCAACGCCAGATGGCCCGATTTCCAATTGGCTTCAAGATTGCGGTATTTCATGGGCTCGAGCGCTCCCGAGTCGACTCCCTCGCAAATCACATCATCGCCGCAGCTTAACGAAGCAAGACGCGAGGAGTCTCCATCCGCCCAGGATAACGACCAAGAGGCGGAAAGCCACACGCGCTCTGCCGCAATGGCTGAGATCGATAACGAGCCCATCGAGGAGATGGGAGACGTCGACGATTACGAACACGAAGGCGATGATACTGGCGTCGATGTTGATTTTGGCGACCTGGAAATGTTTGACAGTAACGCGTCTCAGCTTCCTTTCTTATCGCAAGAGCCTCAATCTTTGAAAACCGAAGAGCCTGTGTTTCCTACGCCTAGCGAAAGTACGAAACGCGataaaactaaaaagaagaagaagaagaagtcccCACTACAAACTGACGAAATTGCTGGCGATAAACCAGCTGAAGCGGACCTCGATGTACCGCGCGCTACTCTTGCCTCTGAGGAGTCCATACCGGGGCCTGATACTGTCGAGGATGCAACCACAGATATGGATGCATTGGATTTGACACCGATTCCATCaacgcaaaagaaaaagaagagaaagacaacTGAATCTGCGGACGGCAAGCGacataagaaaagaaaaggtctTGAGGATGGCGACACAAATACGATTCAGCAGACACAAGACGAGACTGAAAATCCGGATACCAGAGATGCTGCCACTAGCTTTTTATACTCAGATAAGAATGCTTCCAGCCAACTCCTGGGTGTTGCCGCCGAGGATGGTCAGATGTCGCCTAGCATTGCTCTTGCTCGTCGACGGAGCCAGacgggagaagaagctcgctCAAGAGAAAATAGTGTACCTAGAGCCCAAGTTGCTCCCATGGCCCCCATGGCAATTGATACTTCCGCGCAAGAACCTGCGCctgaagaagcttcaagGAGCCAAGAGGTGACGACCGAAAACCATAGAGATGACCGTGACGTTGAAGACCTTGCGCGAGAAGCATGGAGAGAACACGTCAACAGTCAAAGTGGAAATGCTACTGCCGCGAACAAGATAGAGCCTGCTTCTCAAGATTCTGCCGAAGCAGAGGAACAACCAGACGCAACACCGCGAAGGCGATCTGCGAGAAcgaagaagccgaagcccACCTTGCCTGCACAAGCTCTAGAATCAACCGAGACCCCTGCCAAGAAGAGTCGCCGAATCCTTGAAGAACTGCCGTCTCCCTCTGCCAATACTCCAAAGCCAAGAGCACGAGCTAAGAGGGCTACACAGAAACCGCGACAACCAACGGAACAGACTTCAGAGGACGATTTTGAAAACGCGGAATCTGAGAAACCTGCCAGGAGGGCAACCAATCTGGAAGGCTATACACAAGGGCGATTTACGGATGCTGAATTTGATGGCATTAACCGGGCTATTGAAGCCTTCCGAAACGAGTATGGACTGACACAAGTTCAAATCAATGAG ATGATACAGGCTCCGGGGGGCACAACTGCTGGTAGTGACCATGCGCGCCTTTGGTATCGTCTCTTTGAGGCATGTCCTGATCGTAAGAGACAAAAAGTTATCAATGTCGCTCGTAAAAAATTCCATAATTTTGTAGCACGAGGAAAATGGACGCCAGAACAGGATGCAGAGCTCTCTGCTCTTATCAATGTGAACGGAACTGCCTGGTCTAAGATCGCTGCCATCATTAACCGCCATCCCGAAGATGTCAGAGACCGGTATCGCAACTACATTGTTTGCGGTTCGAACCAGCGCAGAGACGTATGgaacgaagatgaagaagcacGCCTCACTGAGTATGTCAAGGAAGCAATGGAGGTCATTGACGAGCTACGAAGGGATTCCCCCCAAACTGCTCTACTGCGCAAATCCTACGAGGAATTAATCGACTGGCAAAATATTagcgagaagatggagcgGACACGAAGTCGCCTGCAATGCATTACAAAGTGGAAATCCATGCAGAATCGCATATCcgggaaaaagaaggagaggaagaatcCCGaggcaaagaaacaaagccATGTCAAGCCTGAAGTAGTGATTTCAGATGAAGATATCTCTTCTCAGCTTGACCAGGCTCGGCAACAGATGATGAGCATGCGCGAAGAAGATCAATATCGTTTGGTTTTGGCCATCCAGGGAGCCTCCGTTTTATCGGACGACCAAATTCCCTGGGCAAAGCTCCTCGATAAAAAGTTTCGCAATCAATGGAGCCGTGGCACCCAAATACTGCTATGGGATCGCCTGAAGCAGACTGTTCCAGATTGGGAAGCAATATCGGTACTGGACGTCGCTCAGTACATTATCAACGAGTATAACCGAACAGGCAGCCTTCCTGAAGTAACTGGCAGTGGctacgatgacgatgagcgAGAAAAGGAGTTGCTTGGATACACTCGTTCTCGTGGCAAGCCGACTGCTGTGGTGAAGAGTGCAGAGTTTGTCGAAGACTCTGGCGCTGAGGACGAGCACCGCGACAACGGACAGCAGAACCAAGATGACAAGCTTGAGATTACTATTGATCCTGCGTTGATGGGAGAGCCGCCGCTCTCCCCACCGAGTGCCACCCCAAAACAGAAGAAGGCTACACAGAAGAAGCCACGGGCGAAGAAATCAAAGAAGGTGTCTCTTAGTCAGGACCCCATTGAGGACAGCGAGCCGATTCTGCCGCCTAATACGGTTGATGAAGGCGAGGAGTCTAATCTTGATGAAGCACAACTTCGTAAATCGAAGACACCAAGCAAATTCAAGTCTGTTAACACCACACACGAAGAGAACGGCGTCGCTGCTTCTCAAGAAGAGCCTTATTCAGACAGCATTATGGATGATATGGAAGATCTACCTGCCCGGATTCTGGCCTAA